Part of the Panicum virgatum strain AP13 chromosome 4N, P.virgatum_v5, whole genome shotgun sequence genome is shown below.
GGTCATGGGCTGCGTCCtgctcgccgcctccctcgccatGTCCGCGCTGCACCAGGTGCAGTTCAGGAACGCCGCCATCTCCAGGAACGTCCGGGGGCTCCAGGTACGCACGCTAGCTCTCCTCCGTTTGCTTCGGATCCGTTCTTTGGATTTCGAGTGGCCATGGTGGTTTCTTACTTTGGCTATGCACCTCATCGCCCTGGTTGTTGGTTCCTGTCCCTGCTCTTGCGCCGCGGCTGTACCTTTCGTTCTTTCCCGTCTGATTCCGTTCTTCCATTCCACGACGACCGTATCAAACAAGTCCGTAGTTCTCGAGTTCTTTCCTACCATTCCCAGTTCTGAGTTTGCGGTCTGGTCACTCCGATTGACGATGACGAATTGGCTTTGGTAATGAAGGAGCTCAAGCAAAACGTTGTGAGGAGGGAGCAAGCAGAGCAGATAATGCATGGGCGGCTTCTGCAAATGGCAACTTCAGCTGTCAGCAAGGTGTGATGACCACACAAACCACTTTCTACAACAACTCAAACACTAAAAAAAAGGGCCATCTTTACCTTTTTACTCATACTGCAAGTTCCCCTTGCCGCCAGGGCAGAACGGCTCTGAATCTGAAGATTTCGCGCTATGGGAAGAGCCCTACAAGCAAGCGCGGAAATGGAAGCCCTGTGCTGCAAAGCACAGTTTGGCTGATGAAGGTAATGTACTGTGTTCAAACAACATAAGCTACTCATATTTAAACACTAATACATGTAATCCTGGTGAGCCTTCGTCCCCTGCTAGTTGATTGCATGATGTATTTTGAATTCATAGCCAGCCAAGCAAGATGAGACATTCGTAAGAACCATTCTGCTGGTTGAATGTTTAATCGATGTGGTGGGGTCGTCCTGGTTTCATAACTTTTCACATTGCCTTTGGGTTTTGACACTAGACCTGTCCTCACAGAGCCTGACGAGATCAACAACGGTTTCATACTGATCAGCGCAAACGGTGGTCTGAACCAACAGCGTGTTGCTGTAAGGATTTAGTGCTAAAAGAGCCCACAAGCTGAATGCTTCATTTTTCAAATTCATCAGTACCTAAATGAGTCTTCATCTTGCAGGTATGTAATGCTGTTGTCGTTGCTGCTCTGCTCAATGCTACACTAGTCCTCCCCCGATTCCTGTACAGCAGCGTCTGGAGGGACACAAGGTACTGAATGCGCTCAACctttttgtttcttcttcttgtaCCGCATTGCATCAGATTTTTCTTCTAAATTCTTTAATGATATGAAAATGTTCAAAGCTTATACGCGTTCTGGAATCTGAAGTGGACGactttttgtttctttgactGCCAACGCTGTCATACCTGTTCAGATTGCATTGCAGAAAGAGGAAGAATGTAGATTGCATTGTCACACTAACCTGAAGTTTTCTTTCGCTGGCAATAATAGTCCTTGGCATGAAAACAATGTAGATTGCAGATTTCAATTGATCTGGTTCTGATATCTCGTAACTTCTGTTTCCTGCGCTTGACTTGCCTTCTCTTTCAACCAGTCAATTCGGTGACATCTATCAGGAAGACTACTTCGTGAACTACATGAAGAATGATGTGCGCATTGTGAAAGAATTGCCACCACACCTTCAGTCCCTAGATCTCGAAGCAATTGGAAGCCAGGTTGGGGAGTCTTAGCCATATTCAGAAACTTCAGACACTTATTTTTCAACCCTCAGAAATACCAGTATATCAGTCATCAGATACACTTCGCTCAGACTTCAGTCTTGCCCTTGTCTCAGGTCACTGACATGGACATCTCGAAAGAGGCTGAACCATCTGAACTCGTCAAATCTGTGCTTCCAATTCTTCAGCAAAATGGCGTCGTTCATTTCCTCGGGTTCGGAAACCGTCTTGGCTTCGATTCAGTACCTGTCCATCTGCAGGTAACAACGTGCCTCTCTCTATTCCACATGATCATCACGGCGCTCTGTTTCGTCATCACGACGTACGAACGTTTGCTGCAGAGGCTGAGGTGCAGATGCAACTTCCACGCTCTCAAGTTCGTCCCCGAGCTCCAGCGAGCAGGCTCCCTGCTGGTCCAGCGGCTGCGCAAGGCGAGCGCGATGCAGACCGAGATGGACAAGCAGCTGTTCGGGAGCAACATGGTCGACCCGGCCTTCGCCGAggaccacgccgccggcgggccGAGCAGGTACCTCGCCCTGCACATGAGGTTCGAGGAGGACATGGTGGCCTACTCCCTCTGCGAGTtcggtggcggcgaggaggagaggagggagctcCAGGCGTACCGGGAGACCCACTTCCCGGCGCTCGCGACGCGCCTGCTGAACGCGTACGTCCATTGCTGGCCTGCAACCTCTTGCCGGGAGCTTCTCGTCCCTGCCGCATTGTCTCGAACGTTCGTGCTCGAGTCTGacaccgccgtcgtcgtcgcgttGCGTGCCGCAGCACGGTGTCGCCGGAGGAGCAGCGCAGCCTGGGGAGGTGCCCGCTGACGCCGGAGGAGTCGGGCCTCATCCTCTCCGCGCTCGGCTACGACCGCCGCACGTTCATCTACGTCGCCGGGTCGCAGATATACGGCGGCGCGCCACGGCTGCGGCCCCTGACGCGGCTGTACCCGAACCTGGTCACCAAGGAGGACATCCTCACCGCCGACGAGCTCGCTCCCTTCAATAATTTCTCCTCACGGGTAACTGTTATTAGACAGCATCGATTCTTCATTTGAACTATTATTAGACAGTACTGTTCATGTGCTCCCGGCGCCGATCGAGAAGTTAACCGTGCCATGCCATTGTCGTGATTCCGTGGATCATGGCAGCTCGCGGCGCTGGACTTCATCGCGTGCGCCTCGGCGGACGTGTTCGCGGTGACGGACTCCGGCAGCCAGCTGTCGTCGCTGGTGTCCGGGTTCCGCATCTACCACGGGAGGGGCCGCGCGCCGACGCTGCACCCGAACCGGAAGCGCTACGCGCAGGTGCTGGCGGAGGAAGGGAGCATCGCGTGGGGCGGGTTCCAGAGGAGGGTGAGGCAGATGGTGGAGGAGTACAAGCGGGTGAGCCCGCGGCCGAGGGGCCGGAGCGTCTACCGCCAGCCGAGGACGCCGGGGTGCATGTgcagggccgccggcgacggcagcgTCGACTTCTGAGTTCTGATGCGCCCCCCACAGCTTGCAGGGTCGGTCATTGATTCTTTTGTAGTTTGTGCATAGCCGTATTTCTTAACTTTGTTAGCAGCCAGCAGGATGCGATACAGGCAGGAAAAGGTGATAAATTTTTTAGTCCTACAATATGTAATGTAACACATCTTCTTGATACAAAAGAGTTGTACAAAAGTAAGttggaaaaaagaaagaaagaagaattGGTGGCATTTacctccatttttcttttgcatCGACCAAACGCCATGCCACAGTTTTGTGGTCAATAACCGGAAGCGCATATGCCACAGTTGTGGGGTGACATGCAATGGCAGCTGCAGAAGAGTGTCGCTCATGGAATGCTTACCGACTTTGGGCTTTGCGCCTGCTCCACAACATGCTTAACCATGCCACATATCATAAGCATTTCATTCTAGAAGATGAAATGTACTCCTTAGATGACACAAATTCTATGACCTTGAAGCAAAGTGTGAAGTCGTAAAACGTATGTTGACACATTTAGAGATTTTTTTCTTGAGATGTTGCCTATCTTATACAAATTAATAAGCAACGCAAGTGCCCAAACAGGGTGTATAAACATATGAGCATGAAAACATATTGAATGCTTTCTAGTTTCTACCATTTTGTGGTGTTTTAGCCTTTGAGTAACTGACTAACATGATTCACATGATTATCCGGACATGATCTGTAGAGAGTGGTGCATAAAACAGAGACTTGACTTAGGGCACTCCCAACCCTCCACCTCAGCTGGTGTCCATAGAATTAATTGCACTGCAATATAAGAAAAAAATCTAATATGGCAAATGAATTaataaggagagagaagaaaatagGAAGACCTGGTTTCTCATGAACAAAACGGTTTCTTCACGTGCATCAATGAACCATGAAACCGGAGATCCTGCGTTGGAGGCGACGGGAGTTTCCTCCCTACAGGTTTTGTGGACCCCATTGCCTAGAAAGGTGGTCCAGCAGCTTCCTGCGCCGGAGAGCTCGCCACCCACACAAGTATGTGGCCGTGGACAGCATTTACTATGGGCCTATAGGTAGATACTTGTGTTGTATGAAGCATTCTTGTGATAGTTTCTTGCTGATATGACATCATAGACCGTACTTATGAACACtgggttgggactgcccttatGATTTATGAATGAACAAAACTGACATGGAGATTGCCTCTTTCTTAAAATATAAATTTGACAAGATATGTATGGTTTTTGTTGTCTTCATAGACATTAAATGTTATGTCACATTAGCATTAAAAATGCTAATATGATAGGATCATTataaggagagaggagggggagttTCATGTGGGATGTGAGAGAAGTTTCACCCGATGACACTGATCCGGCTGTGTTACTAAGTTTGCAGTCTTGATAATAGTTTAATAAAACTATGTATTGAGACTGGACTTATTCTACAAATCTGAAACAAGTCACTGGGAAATATACAAAACCACCCTTGGATTGTCCTATACTCGAAGTAGTGCTTGTTACCGTGGCCAAGTGTTACAACAAACCGTACTTGCTCTATTTAGCAATGGCACATTTGGATTGTTGGTTCGAAATGAATGCATGCGCAAACCCGGGAAGAAATTTTCCTAGTGGTCAACGGCATTTGCGTTAGTTCAACAACGGGACATGAGGACCTGCGAGGGGTTGTCATCAGCCATGGCTTAAACACAGCAAACGCTAAAATCGACCTGTCTCAATATAGCAAACGGATCGGAGCTCCTTTCCCCGTTGTCCCGGGTATATATAAGTTCCGATCCCCGTCGCAAGCTCATAGCAAGATCACAGTGGCAGATTCAAATAAAGGAGCTTATTAGCCCACACACGAAGCTAGCGAAAATGGCTTTGAGCGGAGATACAATGAGGGtattcttcttcctcgcgaTGGTGGTGTGCGCCGCGCACGCGGCGAAGGAAGCCCCTAAGGGGAAGGATGCGAAGAAAGGCGATTCCGCTGCGGCGCCGGGACCCTCCGGTGGCGGCGGATCCTCCGACATATCCGAGCTGGGAGCCAAGGGTGACGGCAAGACGGACTGCACCAAGGCGCTGAACGATGCGTGGACGGCGGCGTGCGGCAAGGAGGGGGCGCAGACGCTCACGATCCCTAAGGGTGACTACCTGACGGGCCCCCTCAACTTCAGCGGGCCGTGCAAGGGCAGCGTCACCATCCAGCTCGACGGCAACCTGCTCGGCACCACCGATCTCAAAGCGTACAAGACCAACTGGATCGAGATCCAGCATGTCGACAACCTCGTCATCAATGGCAAGGGCACCATCGACGGCCAGGGCAAGCAAGTCTGGGACAACAACAAATGTGCCCAGAAATACGACTGCAAGATCCTGCCCAACGTGAGTAATCTCGTCGTTCGATCAACTGCAAGATCCTGCCCAACAAATGAATTTATGTAAAGTATTAAAATGACGTGTTCGATCGCTGAATGCTGCATTGCAGTCGTTGGTGCTGGACTACGTAAACAACGGCACCGTCTCCGGGATCACCCTGCTCAACTCCAAGTTCTTCCACATGAACATTTTCCAGTGCAAGGGCATCACGGTCAAGGACGTGACCGTCACCGCTCCGGGAGACAGCCCCAACACTGACGGCATCCACATGGGAGACTCGTCCAAGGTCACCATCACCGGAACCACCATCGGCGTCGGTGACGACTGCATCTCCATCGGCCCCGGAAGCACCGAGATCAACATCACCGGCGTCACCTGCGGCCCCGGCCATGGCATCAGCGTCGGCAGCCTGGGCAGGTACAAGGACGAGAAGGATGTGACCGACATCAACGTCAAGGACTGCACGTGCAAGAAGTCCACCAACGGTGTCCGCATCAAGTCCTACGAGGATGCCGCGTCCACGCTCACCGCCTCCAAGCTCCACTACGAGAACATCGCCATGGAGGACGTGGCCAACCCTATCATCATCGACATGAAGTACTGCCCCAACAAGATCTGTACCAAAAACGGCGCCTCCAAGGTCACCATCAAGGACGTTACCTTCAAGAACATCACTGGCACCTCGTCGACCCCGGAGGCTGTCAGCCTCCTCTGCTCGGACAAGCTGCCATGCACCGGCGTCACCTTGGATAACGTCAAGGTTGAGTTCAAGGGCACCAACAACAAGACCATGGCGGTCTGCAACAATGCAAAGGGCAGCTCCACGGGCTGCCTCAAGGAGCTGGCTTGCTTATGATTGATTCATCCATCCACTATTATTGTTCTTCAGAAAAGAAGAACGATCGGCCCAGGGATCATCTGCCAAGAAGCCTCAACAACATAATTATTACTACCAAGACACTAGAATTTACCTGAATTCCTCGATATGCATGTCACCTTCCATGCACTAGGCCATTTTCCCCTTCGCGTGGGGTGGTATCATTATGAGGTcggctgatttttttttgttcttttaacTTTCTTTGAATGTTTTCAGGctcccatgcatgcatggatgaGAGATATTAATTCTGTATGACAATTACTGAATGCTTATGAAGCTTCAATACAATCTCGTTTTATTTGGTGATTGCAATGTGTCatgactttttttttcctaTATGCTGTTCTCATGTGGTATAATGTTAATAATGTGGTCTTCTAGCTTTGTTTTATTTCATTTCCTAGACAAGATTAGATGAGTTAATGACAGGAAAAATGACATGCCAAGTAGAaggactcacttgaagttgtaaGGCAAAAGGTGAAGATTTCAAATTGAATACTTATTATCAAATTGAATGTACATGCTGCTTATCCAAGACCCCAAATGGTGCCATTCTCACCTCGCTCAAAGGTGAAGATTTCTTCTCATTGGGACCAAGGATGTACTCCTTCATCACGTTCTTATACCATACCATGCCATGGATATCAATGTTTGGCACCGAATGACA
Proteins encoded:
- the LOC120670827 gene encoding O-fucosyltransferase 8-like isoform X2 translates to MEGASSCSSSSSAAAAQGGRGGEVGIRVGATNIGRLRGAPAAPGRHQQQQGKQPQHGARGGGVTSWHLRAFAAAVGVMGCVLLAASLAMSALHQVQFRNAAISRNVRGLQELKQNVVRREQAEQIMHGRLLQMATSAVSKNGSESEDFALWEEPYKQARKWKPCAAKHSLADEEPDEINNGFILISANGGLNQQRVAVCNAVVVAALLNATLVLPRFLYSSVWRDTSQFGDIYQEDYFVNYMKNDVRIVKELPPHLQSLDLEAIGSQVTDMDISKEAEPSELVKSVLPILQQNGVVHFLGFGNRLGFDSVPVHLQRLRCRCNFHALKFVPELQRAGSLLVQRLRKASAMQTEMDKQLFGSNMVDPAFAEDHAAGGPSRYLALHMRFEEDMVAYSLCEFGGGEEERRELQAYRETHFPALATRLLNATVSPEEQRSLGRCPLTPEESGLILSALGYDRRTFIYVAGSQIYGGAPRLRPLTRLYPNLVTKEDILTADELAPFNNFSSRLAALDFIACASADVFAVTDSGSQLSSLVSGFRIYHGRGRAPTLHPNRKRYAQVLAEEGSIAWGGFQRRVRQMVEEYKRVSPRPRGRSVYRQPRTPGCMCRAAGDGSVDF
- the LOC120670827 gene encoding O-fucosyltransferase 8-like isoform X1, which produces MEGASSCSSSSSAAAAQGGRGGEVGIRVGATNIGRLRGAPAAPGRHQQQQGKQPQHGARGGGVTSWHLRAFAAAVGVMGCVLLAASLAMSALHQVQFRNAAISRNVRGLQSVVLEELKQNVVRREQAEQIMHGRLLQMATSAVSKNGSESEDFALWEEPYKQARKWKPCAAKHSLADEEPDEINNGFILISANGGLNQQRVAVCNAVVVAALLNATLVLPRFLYSSVWRDTSQFGDIYQEDYFVNYMKNDVRIVKELPPHLQSLDLEAIGSQVTDMDISKEAEPSELVKSVLPILQQNGVVHFLGFGNRLGFDSVPVHLQRLRCRCNFHALKFVPELQRAGSLLVQRLRKASAMQTEMDKQLFGSNMVDPAFAEDHAAGGPSRYLALHMRFEEDMVAYSLCEFGGGEEERRELQAYRETHFPALATRLLNATVSPEEQRSLGRCPLTPEESGLILSALGYDRRTFIYVAGSQIYGGAPRLRPLTRLYPNLVTKEDILTADELAPFNNFSSRLAALDFIACASADVFAVTDSGSQLSSLVSGFRIYHGRGRAPTLHPNRKRYAQVLAEEGSIAWGGFQRRVRQMVEEYKRVSPRPRGRSVYRQPRTPGCMCRAAGDGSVDF
- the LOC120670827 gene encoding O-fucosyltransferase 8-like isoform X3, whose protein sequence is MVVSYFGYAPHRPGCWFLSLLLRRGCTFRSFPSDSVLPFHDDRIKQVRSSRGAQAKRCEEGASRADNAWAASANGNFSCQQGQNGSESEDFALWEEPYKQARKWKPCAAKHSLADEEPDEINNGFILISANGGLNQQRVAVCNAVVVAALLNATLVLPRFLYSSVWRDTSQFGDIYQEDYFVNYMKNDVRIVKELPPHLQSLDLEAIGSQVTDMDISKEAEPSELVKSVLPILQQNGVVHFLGFGNRLGFDSVPVHLQRLRCRCNFHALKFVPELQRAGSLLVQRLRKASAMQTEMDKQLFGSNMVDPAFAEDHAAGGPSRYLALHMRFEEDMVAYSLCEFGGGEEERRELQAYRETHFPALATRLLNATVSPEEQRSLGRCPLTPEESGLILSALGYDRRTFIYVAGSQIYGGAPRLRPLTRLYPNLVTKEDILTADELAPFNNFSSRLAALDFIACASADVFAVTDSGSQLSSLVSGFRIYHGRGRAPTLHPNRKRYAQVLAEEGSIAWGGFQRRVRQMVEEYKRVSPRPRGRSVYRQPRTPGCMCRAAGDGSVDF
- the LOC120670827 gene encoding O-fucosyltransferase 8-like isoform X4 gives rise to the protein MVVSYFGYAPHRPGCWFLSLLLRRGCTFRSFPSDSVLPFHDDRIKQELKQNVVRREQAEQIMHGRLLQMATSAVSKNGSESEDFALWEEPYKQARKWKPCAAKHSLADEEPDEINNGFILISANGGLNQQRVAVCNAVVVAALLNATLVLPRFLYSSVWRDTSQFGDIYQEDYFVNYMKNDVRIVKELPPHLQSLDLEAIGSQVTDMDISKEAEPSELVKSVLPILQQNGVVHFLGFGNRLGFDSVPVHLQRLRCRCNFHALKFVPELQRAGSLLVQRLRKASAMQTEMDKQLFGSNMVDPAFAEDHAAGGPSRYLALHMRFEEDMVAYSLCEFGGGEEERRELQAYRETHFPALATRLLNATVSPEEQRSLGRCPLTPEESGLILSALGYDRRTFIYVAGSQIYGGAPRLRPLTRLYPNLVTKEDILTADELAPFNNFSSRLAALDFIACASADVFAVTDSGSQLSSLVSGFRIYHGRGRAPTLHPNRKRYAQVLAEEGSIAWGGFQRRVRQMVEEYKRVSPRPRGRSVYRQPRTPGCMCRAAGDGSVDF
- the LOC120670375 gene encoding exopolygalacturonase-like; this translates as MALSGDTMRVFFFLAMVVCAAHAAKEAPKGKDAKKGDSAAAPGPSGGGGSSDISELGAKGDGKTDCTKALNDAWTAACGKEGAQTLTIPKGDYLTGPLNFSGPCKGSVTIQLDGNLLGTTDLKAYKTNWIEIQHVDNLVINGKGTIDGQGKQVWDNNKCAQKYDCKILPNSLVLDYVNNGTVSGITLLNSKFFHMNIFQCKGITVKDVTVTAPGDSPNTDGIHMGDSSKVTITGTTIGVGDDCISIGPGSTEINITGVTCGPGHGISVGSLGRYKDEKDVTDINVKDCTCKKSTNGVRIKSYEDAASTLTASKLHYENIAMEDVANPIIIDMKYCPNKICTKNGASKVTIKDVTFKNITGTSSTPEAVSLLCSDKLPCTGVTLDNVKVEFKGTNNKTMAVCNNAKGSSTGCLKELACL